The genomic DNA ACCCGTCATATCCACGAAACGGTCCAGAATCTCACCGCGCTCCTTTTTTCCCCCACGCTGATACTGCAATGCCAATGCCTTCGTCACCACGCGACGTTCTTTCATTCGAAGTCTCATCCAGACCCTCCAGTGCGGTTGCAAGGAGGGTAATTGTGCCAGCTGGACCCAGCCCGTTTCGGATAGATTTCCTTCGTGAGGCAACGAATACATTTCGAGTAGATTTATTGTGAGGCAATTCGATCATTCGACACCGCCACGGCTTTTCGCTACCATAGCGGTTTGCCCCAACGAGGAGAGATCACCATGCCCCGAATGATTCAGGCCGCCTTCATTGCCGTGGCGGCGCTCTGCACTGCCAACACCCTGGCGGAAGAACTCGCCATCCCCCACGCGACGTTACGCCTCGAAGGCGAGGTGGGCCGGCGCACGGATGCCGTGCTTGAGAACTGGGTGCTGCCCATGCCCGACGCCAACCCCGCGCTGCTGGAGATGTTTCGTCTGCGTGATCGCGATCCGGCCTATGCGAATCCCGTGCCGTGGGCCGGCGAGTTTGTGGGGAAATACCTTCAATCGGCCATTCAACTGCTCCAGTTTACCGACAGCCCCGAGTTGCGTGCGCAGGTGGAGGCCGTGGTCGCCGAGCTGATTTCCACCCAGAGTCCCGAGGGCTATCTTGGGCCCTTCCGAAAAGACGAGCGGCTGCTGGGCCAGTGGGATTTATGGGGACACTATCACGTGCTCTACGCGTTGCATGCCTGGTACAAGGCAACGGGCGACCAAGCCGCGCTCGACGCCGCAACGAAGGCGGCGGACTTTATCTGCAACACGTACCTCGACACCGACAAACGGGTCCACGATGCGGGCAGTCACGAGATGAACATGGCGATCATGCACGCTCTGGGTATTCTCCATCGCGAGACAGGCAACGAACGGTACTTCCGCCTGATGAAGGAAATCGAGAAAGACTGGGAAAAGGCGCCCGCGGGTGACTACCTGCGCACCGGTGTGGACAAGGTGCCCTTTTACAAAACACCGAAGCCGCGTTGGGAAAGCCTCCACTCCATGCAAGGTCTCGGCGAGCTTTACCGGATCACCAGCGAGGAAAAGTATCGCGACGCGCTGCTTCATTTCTGGCACAGCATCCGCGAATCCGACATTCACAACGCCGGCAGCTTTTCCACGGGGGAAGGTGCCATCGGTAATCCTTTCAAGCCCGGCGCGATTGAAACCTGTTGCACGGTGGCGTGGATTGCCTACAGCGTGGATGCCCTGCGCCTTTCCGCCGATTCCACGATCGCCGACGCCATTGAACTGGCCACACTGAATACCGTGCTGGGCTATGAGCATCCCAGCGGTCGCTGGTGCACCTACGACACGCCGATGGACGGCAAGCGCCCGGCCTCGGCCCACACCATCGTGTTTCAATCGCGCGAGGGCACGCCTGAATTGAACTGCTGCTCGGTCAATGGCGCGCGGGGTCTCAGCATCATCGCGGACTGGGGCGTGTTGGAGAGTACCGACGGCCTCTACGTGAACTACTACGGACCGGGCACGGTAAAGGTGGAGTCCGACAACCTGCGAACCTGGACTCTCACCCAGACGACGGAGTATCCCGCCGAGGGCAACGTGGCGATCTCGGTGGAACCGGGCACTTCGGAGGAGACCACGCTCTACTTCCGTATCCCCGCGTGGTCCCACGCAACGAAAGCCTCGCTCAACGGCGACGCGTTGCCCGAACCAAAGGCGGGCGACTACCTTGCCTTGCGCCGTTCCTGGAAACCGGGCGATACGGTTACGCTCGATTTCGACATGACCTTCCACACCCTCGCGGGTGATCACTACGTGGACTTTCGCGGCTCGCTTTATCGCGGTCCCCTGCTGCTGGCCTATGACCAGAAGCACAACACCCTTGACCCGGCGGAGCTGCCCGCGCTCGATCTCCAGTCGCTGAACGCGAAACCGGCCACAACCGATGCGCGATTCCACCCCATGGTGCTGTTCAGTGTTGATACTGACAAGGGGCCGCTTCAGTTGGTGGACTATGCGACGGCGGGCGCCCACGGCACCTACTACCAGTCCTGGTTGCCGATGAAAAATCTGCCCCCGGTGGCCATGAATCTCATGCGGCCCGGTCACGGTGACACGCTGCCGAAAGGAGAGGTGTTCCTCCAGTGGAGCCCCGCCGGAAAGGACCTGCGTTACACCCTCACCGTTGCCCGCGATGCCGCCATGAATGATGTGGTGGACACGATCACGAATCTGGAAAAGACCGCCCATTTCTATCGCCCGCCTGCGGAGCGGGGGGATCTCTATTGGACCGTGAACGCCACGGGTCCCGGGGGCGAGGCGGGCAGCCAGAACGGCCCCTTCAAATTCACCATCGATCCCGCCCTGCCCGAAGCGGAGTCGGGCTTGCTCCTCGATGCGCCGCTCCACGGCAAGTCCGCCGCCCTCACAGGCAATCTGATCATCAATGAACATGCCCGCGCGGTGCCCGGCCGCGATGGCAAAGAAAACGGTGCGCTCTACTTCGATGGTCGAAAGACGAAACTGGTCTACGACATCGGCGCCTTCCCGGCACGGAACTACAGCCTCAGCGCCTGGTTCGCGCCGGACAACCTCGCGGCGAACGACGACAAGTGGCACCATATCTTTTCCGCCTGGGCCCAGGGCTCCGATGATCCTCTGCGTGTGTCGGTGCAGAACAAGCGACTCGTGGCCAATATAGAAATGCCCGACGGCGGCGCTCACTGCCCAGGCGCTGAATTGAAGGACGGCGAATGGACTCACGTGGCCGTGGTGAAGGAAGAGACTCAGCTCCGGCTCTACGTCAATGGCGCGTTGATCCACACCACCACGGTGCCGGAAGAGCTCAAGACCTCCGCCACGAAGATCGGCCTCGGCTGCAATCCCAACTTCGGTGAACTGGAAGGCTATCAGGGCGCGATTTCCGATGTGCGCTTCTACGCCGGCGCACTGACCGACGCGGCGATACAGCGCCTCCAAGGGATTGAGGCGGTGCAGTGACCCGGAAAGCAAAAATGACCGCCAGGTCATTCCTCCTGATCCGACCGGGCGAACCCAACGCGTCATCGGTGGCTGTATCGATCCGTTAGGGGCGGGATCTGGATCTGTGGGCATCAACCCCGAACCGTCTAAATTCCGCTGCCAGAATGCGCATATCGTTCGTGCTATAATTCAGTAAAAGGAGCATCTGATATGGAACTGACAATTACTAAAGTTGGTAACACGTTTGCCGTGATTCTGCCCGCCGATTTTATGGAGAGCCGTCAACTGAAAGATGGCGATAAAGTGTATCTGACGGAATCACCCAACGGCGCCCGTCTATCTGCTTATGACGCGGATTTGGCCGAAACGCTCGCTATCGCAAAGCGCGTGATGGAAGAGGACCACGAAGTGCTCAAGAAGCTCGCCGAGTGAGGCACTTAGATGGACGAACCTCGATGGATAACGCTTGAAGCCGCGATCTTGCTTCATGAATTCCAGATCGCTGAATTTGGCGGTTCGGATGGCGTTCGCGACGTGGGGTTGTTGGATTCGGCCATGACGCGCCCGAGGAATCTATTTTTGTATGAGCTCGATGTGCCGCTTTCGCGGCTTGCGGCAAGCTATTGCTATGGCATTTCGCGAAATCATCCTTTTGTCGACGGAAATAAGCGCGTTGCGTATGTGGTGGCGCGCACATTTCTTCAGAAGAACGGGCACGATATCGTCGCGTCTCCGGCGGAAAAAATTAAGGCTATGTTGGCACTGGCCAGCGGACAAATGCCCGAGGATGAACTCGTACACTGGTTTGCTGAGCACTTCGTTTCGTTGTGAAGAACAGCATGTGCACGTCACTACTCTTTAGTATCCCCGCGGCGTCCCCAACACCGCATCACTGCGGTTCTCCGGCCTTTTCGGCGTCTTGTCCGCGTAAAAGCTCCGGATAACTTCAAAATCCCGCTCCATGTCTCCCGACGGCGCGATGGTCGGCCCGAAACCCGTTTCCTTCTTCGCATAGTCCGCATACATCAGCACGATTCGTGCGCCGGATCGCTCTGCAATGTGATAGAAGCCCGTGCGCCAGTGATCGGTGTAACGGCGCGTGCCCTCGGGCGCGAGGCCGAGGTAGAACTGTTCATGGCCCGCCAGCGCTTCCACCGCGCTGTCCACCAGGTGCTCCGTCCGCCGCCGCACCACGGGTATGGCGCCGACCGCGCGCATGAACCAGCCCAGCGGCGGACGACAGAGGGTGTGCTTTGCGAAGAAGTTTCCCTTGATACCCCGGGCCGTCACCATGAGGAAGATAATCACGAAGTCCCAGTTCGATGTGTGAGGCGCGAAGATCGCCACCAGCCTCGGGTCCTCGGGAAATACGCCGGTGGGCGTCCAGCCCAGGAGCCGGAGCAGCCCACGGCAGATCCATTGCATGGTGCGGCTCACCTGGCCGAAGTGGCGTTCAATGGTGCGGTGGGGCGGGGTCATCGTACGGGCTGCGTGGCGCCGTTCCAGCCCAGATGGGCCACGGCAATGCCGAGGAACACTTTTGGATCCACCAGTGTTTCGCTCCGAGCGCGAGATTGAAGCCAGGCATAGGCCTCCGCACGGGGGATCACGTGGACCGTAATATCTTCCCCCTCCACGCCGCCGCCCTCGTGGGCTTTGGTCGCGCCTTGAGCGAGGTAGAAGTGCACCCGGGAGGTGCTGATGCCGCCCGCGCTGGGACCGACGAACAGCAATTCAAGCGACGACGCGGCATAGCCCGCCTCTTCCAGCAGTTCGCGCCGTGCGGCTTCTTCCAGAGACTCTGGCCCCTCGTCACCCGCAAGTCCGGCAACCAGCTCGATGGTACGCGAGCCGAGGGCGGGCCGGAACTGCTCCACGAATATCAGTTCATTGCGATCCGTCACCGCCACCACCGATATGATGCCCGTACAGCCCTTGCGCTCGGCGTATTCATAGCCGTCGTTCTCGAGGAGCCGAACAAAGCGGCCTTCACCGAGTATTTTCATCCAGCGATCTCTCCCGTGCCGCGTCGGGCACGCTCAATTTGCCCGCCCCCACCGGGCGGAGTATAGCGCCCGGTTCCGCCGTGTCGCAATGGATATTGGGCAGGAAGGGTCTGCGGTTGGTCCCATGCTGTGCTCATGAATCCTTAATGCGTATACTGCGATTATCAAATAACCCTTGACAGAACAGTGCAAGTGGCGTATAAAGGAGCTTGCAGGTTAGCAGCCCTGCAAACAGGCGTGTATCGTTTCGGGAATCCGCAGTCGGGCGCATTCGTGCTTGCGCCCTTCCGCAGCCCGGTGGGATTCATCGCCCCGTCTCGTGAGGCGTGGTGTGTTCCCGATGCGCGCCGTGAAGACGTCCAGTCCGCTCCGTATGAAAGAAAGGAGGGTCGCGTTGTTTCAAAATGTATCATAGTGCTATAAAAGTGTCATACGTTTCATACCAACAACAAGGATAATACTCATGAATAAGAATGCAGAGGGAAGAAAGCGCCGGGGCTTTACACTGATCGAGCTCCTGGTCGTAATTGCAATCATCGGTATCCTGGCGGCGATCCTGCTGCCGGCACTGGCGCGAGCCCGCGAGGCGGCCCGTCGCGCAAGCTGCCAGAACAACCTCAAGCAGTTCGGCATCATCCACAAGATGTTTGCCGACGAAAACAAGGGGGCCTGGCCCCGGCGCACCACGCGCTACGACAACAACTACAATCCCGCCACTCCGGGCAGTGTTCGTGTCTGGCACGGCATCGACATGATGGTGTTGTGGCCGGAATATCTGACCGACTGGAACATCTACTCCTGCCCGTCGGACGCGGGCGGCGGCCAGCAGCCCCTGGATCAGTTGGGTGCGGACAAGGCGCTGAAGACCTCCTTTGACAAGGGGGGACTGCTGCGCAAGGTCGGCACGGGCTGGGCGGGTACGCCCTATCCCGTGGCCAACAAGCTTTCCCTGGCGGACAACAACGCCTGCGAGCTCGACCCATCCAACTGCTATGCCTACGGGGCCGACTGGTCGTACTCCTACTGGGCCGTGGTGATCAAGCCCGAATGGGTGGCCCTGCCGGCGAATGCGAAGACCGTGTTCGATTTCCTTCATAAGGGTTATGACAGCGCCACCCCGGCCGCCTCCGGTGGCGGGTGCCTGCTAAATGCCGATCGGGACTTCGCGCTTAACGTAGCCCTCACCACGGGAGAAGTGCCGACCTTCCTTCATCTCAAAGAAGGCATCGAGCGCTTCATGATCACCGACATCAACAATGCGGGCGCCAGCGCTAAGGCCCAGTCCTCCATCGCCGCGATGTGGGACACGGCCCGAGTCTCTACGACCGGGGCTGTGCTGCCGAACGACTTCACCCACGTTCCCGGCGGCGCGAACATCCTCTTCATGGATGGTCACGTGGAATTCAGCAAGTATCCGTCGGAAGACGGCGGCAAAGGATTCCCGACCAGCCGTGCGGTCCTGGGCAGCGGCGCCCAGTACACGGGCTGAGCCATTACCTCACGATGTACCGCGGCTGGAGCTTCTGGAGAAATCCGGGAGTTCCAGCCGCCCATGACAACGGCGCGTCGGGGCAGGCTCCCGACATTGAACGCGGGCGGGACCGGCCCCATTTCGGCCCGCAGGCGAGGACTAAAATCTATGCGTTCACGCGTAGTTTGGGCAAGCATGACCTTGCTCTTGATGATATTCGGGTCTGCGGGCTGCGGCAGTGGCGTGGAGACGGAAGGACAGGGTTCCATCTACACCCAGGCCGCCCAGGGCGAAATCGGAAAGGTGCGGCAGGGGATCGAGAGTGGATTTGACGTGAACACGCCGGACGCGCAGGGCAAGACCCTGCTCCATCACGCCGTGGAAGGAAACCAGCATGCCTTGGTGGAGCTGTTGATCGTCAACTACCGCGCCGATGGCTTCATTCCCGACAAGCAGGGGGTAACGGCGGTTGACGCCGCAATTCAGCTCGGCAACCCCGATGTCCTGGAAGTGCTTCGGAACGAGGAGCTGGTAACCTACTGAGCGCCTGTGCGTCATGCCGGGAATCGCCATGGGTTTGACGGGATCGCGGGCAAGCGATTACAATACGCGGCGCTTTTCCCCCACGTAATTCCACCCACCCGGCTTGCCCGGTCATGCCCGAATGAGGACCCATGGCAGAACAATTCATCTTCACAATGTACGGTCTGAACAAGTACTACGGCCAGAAGCAGGTGCTTAAAGACATCAACCTGAGCTTCTATCCCGGCGCCAAAATTGGCATCGTGGGCGAGAACGGCTCCGGTAAATCCACGGTGCTCAAAATCATGGCGGGCCTGGACGATGATTTCCTCGGCAAGGCCGAGCTGACCAAGGGCTTCACGCGCGGCATTGTGTTGCAGGAGCCCATCCTTGACCCCGAGCTCACGGTGCGCGAGGCCCTCGAAGGCGCATTCGCCGAGACGGTGGGTATGCTCAAAGACTTTGAGGCATTGGGCATGAAGATGGCCGAGCCCATGACCGACGAGGAAATGGAAGCCTGCATCGAGAAGATGGGGGTACTCCAGGACAAGCTCGACGCTGCCGACGCGTGGAATCTGGAGCAGGTGCTGAATCAGGCCAGTGAAGCGCTCTGCCTTCCGGAAGATGATCGTAAGATTGGTGTGCTCTCCGGCGGTGAAAAGCGCCGTGTAGCGTTGTGCAAGGCCCTGCTGGAGAAGCCCGATCTGCTGCTGCTCGACGAACCCACCAACCATCTCGATGCGGAGACGGTGGACTGGCTCGAAGTGCAGTTGCGCGACTATCCCGGCACCGTCATCATCGTGACACACGACCGCTACTTCCTGGACAACGTGACCAAGTGGATTCTGGAGCTGGATCACGGCCAGGGCGTGCCGTGGCAGGGCAACTATTCCGAGTGGCTCTCTCAGAAGCTGGAGAAGATGGCCGCCCAGGAGAAAAAGGGCTCCGCGCGCGCTCAGGCCCTGGAACGCGAGTTGAAGTGGATCCGTATGAGCAGCGCCGACCGCCACGAACTCAACCGCGCGCGCCTCGCGGAGTACGAGCAGATGCTCGCCAAGGAAGCCGCCGCACAGAATGCCGACAGCGCCACCATCCAGATCGCCCCCGGCCCGGAGCTGGGCCAGCAGGTCATCGAATGCCGCAAGGTTGCCAAGGCCTACGGCGACGACGTGCTCTACAAGGATCTCGACTTCATCATTCCCCGTTCCGCGATTGTCGGTCTCGTGGGTCCGAACGGCACCGGCAAAACGACGCTGTTCCGCATGATCATGGACCAGGAAAAGGCCGACGCGGGCGAGGTCTTTGTGGGTCCCTCGGTCAGTCTCTCCTATGTCGATCAGGAACGCAGCTCCATCGCGGGCGATGTGAGCCTCATCGACGAAGTGGCGGGCGGCGCGGATTTCGTGAAGCTGGGCAAGCAGGAAGTGGCCGTGCGCCAGTACCTCGCCCGCTTCGGATTCAAGGGCGCGGACCAGCAGAAAATGGCCAACCAGCTCTCCGGCGGCGAACGCAACCGCTGCAACCTGGCCAAGTTGCTGAAAGAGGGCGGCAACGTCCTGCTCCTCGACGAACCGACCAACGACCTCGACGTCAACACCCTGCGCCTCCTCGAAGAGGCCCTGCTCAACTTCGGTGGCTGCGCCCTCGTCATCAGTCACGACCGCTTCTTCCTTGACCGCGTCTGCACCCACCTCCTCGTATTTGAGGGCGAAGGCAACGTGCGGTGGTTTGAGGGGAACTATCAGGAATACGAGGCCTGGCGCGTGAAGGAACTGGGCAGCAAGCTGTTTGAAAACCGCCGCGCGCGGTATCGGAAGCTGCGGAAGTAGTTTTCATAGGGCTGAAAAAATATTCTGTATTTTTTCAGCCAGAGGTGATACTATTTCCAAGGAACATGGGCCACAATCGCGTAGCCGGGAGTTATCTGTAGTGGAAGCACGAAGACCAGAGGGTACCGGGCGCCTGGCGCTCAACGGTTCCACGATCTTTGAGGGCGATGCCCTCTCCGTGCTGAGACGTCTTCCTGCACGGTCCGTCCAGTGCGTTGTGACGTCACCCCCCTACTGGGGCTTGCGCGACTACGGCATCGATGGACAGATTGGCTTGGAGAAGACCCTGCCCGAGTTCATCAATGGCCTTGCGGATGTGTTCGAAGAGGTTCGCCGCGTGTTGAAGGACGATGGCACACTCTGGCTGAACATTGGCGACGGCTACACCAGCGGCAATCGCGGCTGGCGCGCACCCGACAAAAAAAATCCGGCCCGGGCGATGAGCGTGCGGCCAGATACGCCGGAAGGGCTTAAGTCCAAAGATCTGATGGGCGTTCCGTGGCGCCTGGCCTTCGCATTGCAAGACCGGGGCTGGTACTTGCGCACCGACATCATTTGGAACAAGCCTAACGCCATGCCGGAGAGCGTCAAGGATCGCCCTACCCGCTCCCACGAGTATGTTTTTATGATGACCAAATCGGAGAGGTACTACTACGACGTCGAATCGGTGAAGGAATCCACGGGCACGAGCAAGCGCAACCGCCGGTCGGTCTGGGATGTGAATACCCAGGCTTTTCCCAAAGCGCATTTTGCCACCTTTCCCACTGAACTGGTGCGGCCCTGTATCCTGGCGGGTAGTAAGCCGGGGGACATGGTGATGGACCCGTTTTTTGGTTCTGGAACGGTTGGCGTTGTTTGTCAAGACACGGGGCGCAACTATGTGGGCATCGAACTGAACAGCGAGTACGTAGGCATTGCCTTGGAGCGTTTGACGGCCTTGGAAAACTCGCCCGCCCGGGTTGTTGTGTAAATTGGGATCGCAAAAGCCGATATGCATTCCCGACCCGACGATGCAAGCGGATTTTTCCATGGCCTTGCTGCACCTCCGCAAGACCATGCTGCAGGAAGCGCTCGGCGACACCGTAGATCAATTGGAGTTGAGTCAGATTGATCGGGAGCTGGTGTCGTTGGCCCCGGCGGAGTCACTAAAGGCTCTTGCCAGAAAGGGCCTGAGAGGTGAGCTGCTCTTTGCCGTTCCTTGCATTCTCAATGAGAACCCCCGATTGCTGGGCTACTACCGAATGCTTCTCGGGCACAGCAAGAAGATCTTCTACACGGGCGAAACGGGGCTTATCGCATTCAAGCGAATGGAAGAAGCGGGCATACTAGCACCCGTGTTGGTGCCGCGGTTGGAAGAGTTGTGCGCGGGCCTGAATGAAATGGCCGCCCGGCTTATGGAAGGTGTGGGCAGTGATCGGATGAGTATGTCGCTCCTCGACGATCTGACCTTACTCACACTCGGCCCTCAATTGCGGGGCGGGGAAAATGTGAAGAAAGGCATGACTGCTATCAGCACCGTATTTGACGTGATTCACGAAATTGTTCGGGAACACGTAAGGAGCGCCGAAGGTAATCGTATTGTGCTCACCAACGCGGCGGGACGTGTGGTTTCGATTCAATTTTCGGCGGATCCCGACATTGTAATTCGGGAAGAAATGTCCGGAGGCGGACACCGCGATTTGATTGCGATTGAAGTCAAAGGCGGCACCGATTTCTCGAATATTCACAATCGAATTGGCGAAGCGGAGAAGAGCCACCAGAAAGCACGGGCGCGAGGTTT from Candidatus Hydrogenedentota bacterium includes the following:
- a CDS encoding glycoside hydrolase family 127 protein, whose translation is MPRMIQAAFIAVAALCTANTLAEELAIPHATLRLEGEVGRRTDAVLENWVLPMPDANPALLEMFRLRDRDPAYANPVPWAGEFVGKYLQSAIQLLQFTDSPELRAQVEAVVAELISTQSPEGYLGPFRKDERLLGQWDLWGHYHVLYALHAWYKATGDQAALDAATKAADFICNTYLDTDKRVHDAGSHEMNMAIMHALGILHRETGNERYFRLMKEIEKDWEKAPAGDYLRTGVDKVPFYKTPKPRWESLHSMQGLGELYRITSEEKYRDALLHFWHSIRESDIHNAGSFSTGEGAIGNPFKPGAIETCCTVAWIAYSVDALRLSADSTIADAIELATLNTVLGYEHPSGRWCTYDTPMDGKRPASAHTIVFQSREGTPELNCCSVNGARGLSIIADWGVLESTDGLYVNYYGPGTVKVESDNLRTWTLTQTTEYPAEGNVAISVEPGTSEETTLYFRIPAWSHATKASLNGDALPEPKAGDYLALRRSWKPGDTVTLDFDMTFHTLAGDHYVDFRGSLYRGPLLLAYDQKHNTLDPAELPALDLQSLNAKPATTDARFHPMVLFSVDTDKGPLQLVDYATAGAHGTYYQSWLPMKNLPPVAMNLMRPGHGDTLPKGEVFLQWSPAGKDLRYTLTVARDAAMNDVVDTITNLEKTAHFYRPPAERGDLYWTVNATGPGGEAGSQNGPFKFTIDPALPEAESGLLLDAPLHGKSAALTGNLIINEHARAVPGRDGKENGALYFDGRKTKLVYDIGAFPARNYSLSAWFAPDNLAANDDKWHHIFSAWAQGSDDPLRVSVQNKRLVANIEMPDGGAHCPGAELKDGEWTHVAVVKEETQLRLYVNGALIHTTTVPEELKTSATKIGLGCNPNFGELEGYQGAISDVRFYAGALTDAAIQRLQGIEAVQ
- a CDS encoding AbrB/MazE/SpoVT family DNA-binding domain-containing protein, which translates into the protein MELTITKVGNTFAVILPADFMESRQLKDGDKVYLTESPNGARLSAYDADLAETLAIAKRVMEEDHEVLKKLAE
- a CDS encoding XcyI family restriction endonuclease, which translates into the protein MQADFSMALLHLRKTMLQEALGDTVDQLELSQIDRELVSLAPAESLKALARKGLRGELLFAVPCILNENPRLLGYYRMLLGHSKKIFYTGETGLIAFKRMEEAGILAPVLVPRLEELCAGLNEMAARLMEGVGSDRMSMSLLDDLTLLTLGPQLRGGENVKKGMTAISTVFDVIHEIVREHVRSAEGNRIVLTNAAGRVVSIQFSADPDIVIREEMSGGGHRDLIAIEVKGGTDFSNIHNRIGEAEKSHQKARARGFVECWTVVNVSRFDPAMAHQESPSTDRFYTMDSLSAAEGPEYSDFRSRIIGAAGISG
- a CDS encoding NUDIX hydrolase; translation: MKILGEGRFVRLLENDGYEYAERKGCTGIISVVAVTDRNELIFVEQFRPALGSRTIELVAGLAGDEGPESLEEAARRELLEEAGYAASSLELLFVGPSAGGISTSRVHFYLAQGATKAHEGGGVEGEDITVHVIPRAEAYAWLQSRARSETLVDPKVFLGIAVAHLGWNGATQPVR
- a CDS encoding site-specific DNA-methyltransferase; translation: MALNGSTIFEGDALSVLRRLPARSVQCVVTSPPYWGLRDYGIDGQIGLEKTLPEFINGLADVFEEVRRVLKDDGTLWLNIGDGYTSGNRGWRAPDKKNPARAMSVRPDTPEGLKSKDLMGVPWRLAFALQDRGWYLRTDIIWNKPNAMPESVKDRPTRSHEYVFMMTKSERYYYDVESVKESTGTSKRNRRSVWDVNTQAFPKAHFATFPTELVRPCILAGSKPGDMVMDPFFGSGTVGVVCQDTGRNYVGIELNSEYVGIALERLTALENSPARVVV
- a CDS encoding lysophospholipid acyltransferase family protein — encoded protein: MTPPHRTIERHFGQVSRTMQWICRGLLRLLGWTPTGVFPEDPRLVAIFAPHTSNWDFVIIFLMVTARGIKGNFFAKHTLCRPPLGWFMRAVGAIPVVRRRTEHLVDSAVEALAGHEQFYLGLAPEGTRRYTDHWRTGFYHIAERSGARIVLMYADYAKKETGFGPTIAPSGDMERDFEVIRSFYADKTPKRPENRSDAVLGTPRGY
- the ettA gene encoding energy-dependent translational throttle protein EttA, giving the protein MAEQFIFTMYGLNKYYGQKQVLKDINLSFYPGAKIGIVGENGSGKSTVLKIMAGLDDDFLGKAELTKGFTRGIVLQEPILDPELTVREALEGAFAETVGMLKDFEALGMKMAEPMTDEEMEACIEKMGVLQDKLDAADAWNLEQVLNQASEALCLPEDDRKIGVLSGGEKRRVALCKALLEKPDLLLLDEPTNHLDAETVDWLEVQLRDYPGTVIIVTHDRYFLDNVTKWILELDHGQGVPWQGNYSEWLSQKLEKMAAQEKKGSARAQALERELKWIRMSSADRHELNRARLAEYEQMLAKEAAAQNADSATIQIAPGPELGQQVIECRKVAKAYGDDVLYKDLDFIIPRSAIVGLVGPNGTGKTTLFRMIMDQEKADAGEVFVGPSVSLSYVDQERSSIAGDVSLIDEVAGGADFVKLGKQEVAVRQYLARFGFKGADQQKMANQLSGGERNRCNLAKLLKEGGNVLLLDEPTNDLDVNTLRLLEEALLNFGGCALVISHDRFFLDRVCTHLLVFEGEGNVRWFEGNYQEYEAWRVKELGSKLFENRRARYRKLRK
- a CDS encoding type II toxin-antitoxin system death-on-curing family toxin, yielding MDEPRWITLEAAILLHEFQIAEFGGSDGVRDVGLLDSAMTRPRNLFLYELDVPLSRLAASYCYGISRNHPFVDGNKRVAYVVARTFLQKNGHDIVASPAEKIKAMLALASGQMPEDELVHWFAEHFVSL
- a CDS encoding ankyrin repeat domain-containing protein, producing MRSRVVWASMTLLLMIFGSAGCGSGVETEGQGSIYTQAAQGEIGKVRQGIESGFDVNTPDAQGKTLLHHAVEGNQHALVELLIVNYRADGFIPDKQGVTAVDAAIQLGNPDVLEVLRNEELVTY